Proteins from one uncultured Cohaesibacter sp. genomic window:
- a CDS encoding methyl-accepting chemotaxis protein, with the protein MENQIASEILSEDAVETIRVVESNKSLSHLSSASFVFPAGQSPLAVAYISPHLDFEDIVRRLNEMAGKTSVIAVMTAGELCNCSDNALYRNASGSWESLTVQIFPPDLIGDVSVHKVSLHNEDIRAGSPNKSRDQRIARIAQDLGRINVPFSIRPEEVFALTFIDGLSASENYLMEAVYQSGKFPCLFIGGSAGGKLDFLETKIADGSQVMQNHAIMVFVRLAKGRKYGVFKSQNFKKSSVSFLIADADPDLRVVRSVVDPTSGDVEPFIDRLAQHFRVSSDKIEASLAGKSFGIEIDGEIYVRSVAAIKPEEGEVAFYCDVNPGDELFLLEATDFAQQTKSDLGSFLRGKPKPLGAILNDCILRRLHNQKSTAALSDAWSMPVAGFSTFGELFGINVNETLSAIVFFEDGANQYEDDYLKNFTIHYSRFSNYFTRCRLASAEMINLVRSKIIDTMSEQFANVGDIQSVLANTQHMRDSLYSIRSSISGVNDGPEAGAAQETDETNDLSYQFEHLSGAMKGLRDILGVIDGITGQTNLLALNATIEAARAGQAGRGFAVVASEVKQLAGDTKSTLVHTEETIGDMEGALAALGDLIAQTRQKFIDEGDLYKSTIQQIDDMIAQPDGIDKTLNELGGIVETQVESAELVQKQLEKLARLGASAA; encoded by the coding sequence ATGGAAAACCAGATTGCTTCAGAAATATTGTCCGAAGATGCGGTTGAGACTATTAGGGTTGTTGAGAGCAATAAATCCCTATCGCATCTTAGCTCTGCTTCCTTCGTCTTTCCTGCTGGTCAGTCCCCGCTGGCCGTTGCCTATATCTCTCCCCATCTCGATTTTGAGGATATTGTTCGTCGGCTCAATGAAATGGCGGGGAAAACCAGCGTTATTGCTGTGATGACCGCCGGGGAACTGTGCAACTGTTCTGACAATGCGCTTTATCGCAATGCTTCGGGCAGTTGGGAGAGTCTCACCGTCCAGATTTTCCCGCCTGATCTGATTGGCGATGTGTCCGTTCATAAGGTTTCCTTGCATAATGAGGATATTCGTGCGGGCAGCCCGAATAAAAGCCGGGACCAACGGATCGCTCGCATCGCTCAGGATTTGGGGCGGATCAATGTGCCTTTTTCTATTCGCCCCGAAGAAGTCTTCGCTCTGACTTTCATTGACGGTTTGTCTGCCTCTGAGAATTATCTGATGGAAGCAGTGTATCAGAGTGGCAAATTCCCTTGCCTCTTCATTGGCGGTTCGGCTGGTGGCAAGCTGGATTTCCTGGAAACCAAGATTGCCGATGGATCTCAGGTGATGCAGAATCATGCAATCATGGTGTTCGTTCGCTTGGCAAAAGGTCGGAAATATGGCGTTTTCAAAAGCCAGAATTTCAAAAAGAGCAGTGTTTCATTCCTGATTGCAGATGCCGATCCGGATTTGCGTGTGGTCCGTAGCGTGGTTGATCCAACAAGTGGCGATGTCGAGCCCTTTATTGATCGTCTGGCGCAGCATTTCAGGGTTTCGAGTGACAAGATCGAAGCTAGTCTGGCAGGCAAAAGCTTTGGCATCGAAATCGACGGCGAGATTTATGTGCGTTCGGTTGCGGCGATCAAGCCTGAGGAGGGGGAGGTTGCCTTTTATTGCGATGTCAATCCGGGTGATGAATTGTTTTTGCTTGAGGCGACCGACTTTGCGCAGCAGACCAAGAGTGATCTGGGGAGCTTTTTGCGTGGCAAGCCAAAGCCTTTGGGAGCCATCCTGAATGACTGTATCTTGCGCCGCCTGCACAATCAGAAATCGACAGCGGCTCTTTCGGATGCCTGGTCGATGCCTGTGGCGGGTTTTTCCACCTTTGGTGAGCTGTTTGGCATCAATGTGAATGAGACACTGAGTGCAATTGTCTTTTTTGAAGATGGGGCGAACCAGTATGAAGACGACTATCTGAAGAATTTCACGATACATTATTCGCGCTTCAGTAATTATTTTACGCGGTGCCGTTTGGCCAGTGCCGAGATGATCAATCTGGTGCGTTCCAAGATCATCGATACAATGTCTGAGCAATTTGCCAATGTCGGCGATATTCAAAGTGTTCTGGCCAACACGCAGCATATGCGAGATTCTCTTTATTCCATCCGTTCTTCTATCTCAGGTGTCAATGACGGGCCGGAGGCCGGGGCGGCTCAGGAAACTGACGAAACAAACGACCTTTCCTATCAGTTCGAGCATTTGTCCGGTGCCATGAAGGGCTTGAGAGACATTCTGGGCGTGATTGACGGGATTACCGGGCAGACCAACCTTCTGGCGCTCAACGCGACGATTGAGGCAGCCAGAGCCGGGCAAGCTGGCAGAGGCTTTGCTGTTGTTGCCTCAGAGGTCAAGCAGCTGGCCGGGGATACGAAATCAACTCTGGTGCATACCGAAGAGACAATTGGGGATATGGAAGGGGCGCTGGCGGCCTTGGGCGATCTGATCGCGCAGACGCGGCAGAAGTTCATTGACGAGGGGGATTTGTATAAATCCACCATTCAGCAGATCGATGACATGATTGCGCAGCCGGACGGCATCGACAAGACGCTCAATGAGTTGGGTGGAATTGTCGAGACGCAGGTTGAATCCGCCGAGCTTGTTCAAAAGCAGCTTGAGAAACTTGCCCGTTTGGGGGCGAGTGCAGCCTGA
- the secA gene encoding preprotein translocase subunit SecA — protein sequence MAGLGAIARKLFGTANDRRIKGYRPTVAAINALEDEYSQLSDEALRHKTVEFREQLANGEKLDKLLVPAFATVREAAKRTLGQRHYDVQLMGGMVLDDGAIAEMRTGEGKTLVATLAGYLNALEGKGVHVVTVNDYLAKRDSEWMGQVYRFLGMTTGVIIHGLNDEERKAAYAADVTYGTNNEFGFDYLRDNMKYDLDQMVQRGHNFAIVDEVDSILVDEARTPLIISGPLDDRSEMYNTIDKFIPQLSPEHYEIDEKQKTATFTEEGTEYVEKILKEAGMLQGESLYDIENVTVVHHLNQALRAHLLFARDKDYIVKNNEVVIIDEFTGRMMEGRRFSDGLHQALEAKEHAAIQPENQTLASVTFQNYFRLYDKLSGMTGTAQTEAEEFMDIYNLEVIEVPTNLPIQRVDEDDEVYRTLREKDDALVELMKDCVERGQPALVGTTSIERSEELSARLKKEKIPHQVLNARFHEQEAIIVAQAGSPGAITIATNMAGRGTDIQLGGNLDMRIAQEIPEEVQGEEREKKIAEIKADIEAKKEKALEAGGLYVIGTERHESRRIDNQLRGRSGRQGDPGHSKFFLSLEDDLMRIFGSDRMDGMLQKLGLKEGEAIVHPWINKALEKAQKKVEARNFDIRKNLLKFDDVMNDQRKVIFDQRVDLMKDDSVAETVADMRHEVVEDIVAKHIPERAYAEQWDVDGLHNEVQEILNLDVPVKDWAKEEGIADEEIIDRLQKAADEAAAAKTANFTPDLMRQVEKSVLLQILDHLWREHLVALDHLRNVIGYRGYGQRDPLQEYKTESFELFQTMMDNMRRLVTQQLAHVQLRQEEPNPFEQNELPEMHEQHANPNTGENDAVPNEGDAPHNAFGKVPRNAPCPCGSGKKFKHCHGKLS from the coding sequence ATGGCTGGTCTTGGAGCTATCGCTCGCAAACTCTTTGGAACGGCAAATGATCGTCGCATCAAGGGGTATCGTCCCACAGTCGCCGCCATCAACGCGCTGGAAGATGAATATTCCCAGCTCTCCGATGAGGCCTTGCGCCACAAGACCGTGGAGTTCCGTGAACAACTGGCGAACGGGGAGAAGCTGGACAAGCTGCTTGTCCCGGCCTTTGCCACAGTAAGAGAAGCCGCAAAGCGCACGCTCGGTCAGCGCCATTACGATGTGCAGCTGATGGGCGGCATGGTGCTCGATGACGGCGCCATCGCAGAAATGCGCACAGGTGAGGGTAAGACCCTCGTCGCAACGCTGGCCGGTTACCTCAACGCGCTGGAAGGCAAGGGCGTGCATGTGGTCACCGTCAACGACTATCTGGCTAAACGCGACTCCGAATGGATGGGACAGGTCTACCGCTTCCTGGGCATGACCACTGGCGTCATCATTCATGGCCTGAATGACGAAGAACGCAAAGCCGCCTACGCAGCAGACGTGACCTACGGCACCAACAACGAATTCGGGTTCGACTATCTGCGCGACAACATGAAATATGATCTGGACCAGATGGTCCAGCGCGGCCATAACTTCGCCATCGTCGACGAGGTCGACTCCATTCTGGTCGATGAAGCCCGTACACCGCTGATCATTTCCGGCCCGCTGGATGATCGCTCGGAAATGTACAACACCATCGACAAGTTCATTCCGCAGCTAAGCCCTGAACATTACGAGATCGACGAAAAGCAGAAAACGGCAACCTTCACCGAAGAAGGCACCGAGTATGTCGAAAAGATCCTTAAGGAAGCCGGCATGCTGCAGGGCGAGTCGCTTTATGACATCGAGAATGTGACCGTTGTTCACCATCTCAATCAGGCTCTGCGCGCTCATCTGCTGTTTGCCCGCGACAAGGACTACATCGTCAAGAACAACGAAGTTGTGATCATTGACGAGTTCACCGGCCGAATGATGGAAGGCCGACGCTTCTCCGATGGTCTGCATCAGGCGCTTGAAGCCAAGGAACACGCAGCCATCCAGCCGGAAAACCAGACGCTGGCATCCGTTACCTTCCAGAACTACTTCCGCCTCTATGACAAGCTCTCCGGCATGACCGGCACAGCCCAGACCGAAGCGGAAGAATTCATGGACATCTACAACCTCGAAGTCATCGAGGTTCCGACCAACCTGCCGATCCAGCGCGTGGACGAAGATGATGAGGTCTATCGCACCCTACGCGAGAAGGACGACGCTCTCGTCGAGCTAATGAAGGATTGCGTCGAACGGGGCCAGCCAGCCCTGGTCGGCACGACCTCGATTGAACGGTCTGAAGAGCTGTCTGCACGACTGAAAAAGGAAAAGATCCCCCATCAGGTCCTGAACGCCCGCTTCCACGAACAGGAAGCCATTATCGTGGCACAGGCCGGTAGCCCGGGCGCAATCACCATCGCCACCAACATGGCCGGTCGTGGTACCGATATTCAGCTCGGCGGCAATCTGGACATGCGGATCGCTCAGGAAATTCCTGAAGAGGTACAGGGCGAAGAGCGCGAGAAGAAGATTGCCGAGATCAAGGCAGACATCGAAGCCAAGAAAGAGAAAGCGCTTGAAGCCGGTGGCCTTTATGTGATCGGTACCGAACGGCATGAGAGCCGCCGCATCGATAACCAGTTGCGTGGTCGTTCCGGTCGTCAGGGTGACCCTGGGCATTCCAAATTCTTCCTCTCTCTGGAAGACGACCTGATGCGCATCTTCGGCTCGGACCGCATGGACGGCATGCTCCAGAAGCTGGGCCTGAAAGAAGGCGAAGCCATTGTTCATCCGTGGATCAACAAGGCGCTTGAAAAAGCCCAGAAAAAGGTTGAGGCCCGCAACTTCGACATTCGTAAGAACCTTCTCAAATTCGATGACGTGATGAATGACCAACGTAAGGTCATCTTCGATCAGCGCGTCGATCTGATGAAGGACGACAGCGTCGCTGAAACCGTTGCGGACATGCGCCACGAAGTCGTCGAAGACATCGTCGCCAAGCATATTCCAGAGCGCGCCTATGCCGAACAGTGGGATGTGGATGGCCTTCACAACGAAGTTCAGGAAATCCTCAATCTCGACGTCCCGGTCAAGGACTGGGCCAAGGAAGAAGGCATCGCTGACGAAGAAATCATCGATCGTCTGCAAAAAGCAGCAGATGAAGCGGCAGCAGCGAAAACAGCCAACTTCACTCCGGACCTTATGCGTCAGGTGGAAAAGTCGGTTCTGCTGCAAATTCTCGATCATCTCTGGCGCGAGCATCTGGTGGCCCTCGACCACCTGCGCAACGTGATTGGCTATCGCGGCTACGGCCAGCGTGATCCGCTACAGGAATACAAGACCGAGAGTTTCGAGCTGTTCCAGACCATGATGGACAATATGCGCCGTCTGGTAACCCAGCAGTTGGCCCATGTGCAACTGCGGCAGGAAGAACCGAACCCGTTCGAACAGAATGAACTGCCAGAAATGCACGAACAGCACGCCAACCCGAATACCGGCGAAAATGATGCTGTGCCCAACGAGGGTGATGCTCCGCACAATGCCTTTGGCAAGGTGCCACGCAACGCCCCCTGCCCTTGTGGATCAGGTAAAAAATTCAAGCATTGCCACGGCAAGTTGAGCTGA
- a CDS encoding response regulator transcription factor has product MRVLLVEDDTVLGSAVRDQIAADGHSVDWVQRLDAASDYILTAPYELVLLDLMLPDGLGIPFLKKLRGSGDVTPVIILTALDQISDRIDGLNAGADDYLVKPFDLQELTARLKAVARRYSGNPNPIVKLGALEVDIAARSILREGKQITLTAREWALFEAFLQHPGNLLSKSQLEENLYAFDSEIESNTIEVHISRMRKKLGSGIIETVRGMGYRLEQP; this is encoded by the coding sequence ATGCGGGTCTTGTTGGTCGAGGATGACACGGTATTGGGGTCCGCGGTGCGCGACCAGATTGCCGCAGACGGGCACAGCGTAGATTGGGTACAGCGTCTTGATGCTGCAAGCGATTATATTCTCACAGCGCCTTATGAGTTGGTCCTGCTGGACCTCATGCTGCCAGACGGCCTCGGCATTCCGTTCCTCAAGAAATTGCGCGGATCAGGCGATGTCACACCGGTGATCATTCTCACAGCACTGGATCAGATCTCTGACCGGATAGATGGCCTCAATGCCGGTGCTGATGACTATCTGGTCAAGCCTTTTGACCTTCAGGAATTGACAGCGCGCCTCAAGGCTGTTGCCAGACGCTATAGCGGCAATCCCAATCCGATTGTCAAACTTGGTGCCCTGGAAGTTGATATCGCTGCTCGCTCCATCTTACGTGAAGGCAAACAAATCACCCTGACTGCACGGGAATGGGCCTTGTTTGAAGCCTTCCTGCAACATCCGGGCAATCTGCTTTCCAAAAGCCAGCTTGAGGAAAACCTTTATGCATTTGACTCAGAAATCGAGAGCAACACCATCGAGGTTCACATCTCTCGCATGCGCAAGAAACTGGGTTCTGGGATTATAGAAACCGTGCGTGGTATGGGCTATCGGCTGGAGCAGCCATGA
- a CDS encoding PAS domain-containing protein — protein sequence MSKNITLTGTERFFEESEIIVSKTDLKGRVTYCNSQFVKICGYSEKEMLGQPHSIIRHPDMPRCVFELMWETIQNDEEIFAYVVNRCKNGDHYWVNAHITPSHDASGNIIGYHSNRRVPDRDIVNNAIIPLYKKLLDEENAHTNRKEGMKASRQMLTDLLDSGGIPYDEFIATL from the coding sequence ATGTCAAAGAACATAACCTTGACAGGGACTGAGCGTTTTTTTGAAGAGTCCGAAATCATAGTTTCCAAAACGGACCTCAAAGGCCGTGTCACCTATTGCAATTCCCAGTTCGTTAAAATCTGTGGCTATTCCGAAAAGGAGATGCTGGGCCAGCCTCACAGCATTATTCGCCACCCCGACATGCCGCGATGCGTCTTCGAACTGATGTGGGAGACCATCCAGAACGACGAGGAAATTTTCGCCTATGTCGTCAACCGCTGCAAGAATGGCGATCATTACTGGGTCAACGCACATATCACGCCAAGCCATGATGCATCGGGCAACATTATCGGATATCACTCCAACCGCCGTGTCCCGGACAGGGATATCGTCAATAACGCAATCATACCACTCTACAAGAAACTGCTGGATGAAGAAAACGCCCATACCAATCGCAAGGAAGGCATGAAAGCGTCCCGCCAGATGCTCACTGACCTGCTTGATTCCGGTGGCATTCCATATGACGAATTCATCGCAACATTGTGA
- a CDS encoding DUF2271 domain-containing protein, giving the protein MNKYLASAALASAFVLPAAAQAKPVTFSTTMSNYGGPEAYMVMYVTDASGAYQGSLWMSGSRSKYYRDLRDWSRATGGNSAEVDGITGASVGSGRTLNVTLDLSDALFDAGYELHIDTAVEHMGSTPSEVVVPLDRNNAGKATSGRRFIQSFRFDM; this is encoded by the coding sequence ATGAATAAATACCTCGCTTCTGCTGCTCTCGCCAGCGCGTTCGTATTGCCCGCCGCAGCGCAAGCCAAACCAGTAACCTTCTCAACGACCATGAGCAACTATGGCGGTCCGGAAGCCTATATGGTGATGTATGTCACCGATGCTTCCGGGGCCTATCAGGGTTCATTGTGGATGTCGGGCAGCCGCTCGAAATATTATCGCGATCTGCGCGATTGGTCTCGCGCAACAGGTGGCAACTCAGCCGAAGTGGATGGCATCACCGGTGCAAGCGTTGGAAGTGGGCGCACGCTGAATGTGACATTGGATTTGTCAGATGCCCTGTTTGATGCAGGCTATGAGCTGCACATAGACACAGCTGTTGAACATATGGGCTCTACTCCCTCGGAAGTCGTTGTACCGCTTGATAGGAACAATGCAGGCAAGGCGACATCTGGCCGTCGCTTCATCCAGTCATTCCGTTTCGACATGTAG
- a CDS encoding methyl-accepting chemotaxis protein, with amino-acid sequence MLKNQYKSAVMKAIDVVEAAAKGDFEKRIINISETGESARLLHAINDLIDRSDAYLRESSASLEYVARNKYFRRISEKGMSGSFATASRTVNNAMDVMSDRVHTFSGAVKDFEDQMSSIVQIVAAAAVELEASAGSMNQIATTSSSQANIVQQASEQTSGNVSAVAAATEQLTNSISEINQQVMRSAEHSENAVNEVRQTSEDLKGLSSAADSIGAIMSLIADIADQTNLLALNATIEAARAGEAGRGFAVVVKALATQTSKATSDIGQQIERIQKASQHAVNSFDGIERTVASTKEIAVAIAAAVEEQSAASNEIARSIEEASVGSSEVTCNISSVSESIVEASNAAHDVHHASQELATNGEKLKSGIDNFLHEVRKVI; translated from the coding sequence ATGCTGAAAAATCAGTACAAGTCCGCAGTCATGAAAGCCATCGATGTTGTCGAAGCAGCAGCCAAGGGCGATTTCGAAAAACGCATCATCAATATTTCCGAAACGGGCGAGTCCGCGCGCCTTCTGCATGCCATCAACGACCTGATTGACAGATCGGATGCCTATTTGCGCGAATCCAGCGCCTCCCTCGAATATGTCGCCCGAAACAAATATTTCCGGCGCATCTCGGAAAAAGGAATGAGCGGCAGCTTCGCAACGGCTAGCCGTACAGTCAACAATGCCATGGATGTCATGTCAGACAGGGTCCACACCTTCTCTGGGGCGGTGAAGGACTTTGAAGACCAGATGAGCAGCATTGTGCAGATTGTGGCCGCAGCTGCCGTCGAGCTTGAAGCATCGGCCGGATCCATGAACCAGATCGCCACCACATCCAGCAGTCAGGCCAACATCGTTCAGCAGGCATCGGAACAGACATCCGGCAATGTCAGCGCTGTGGCTGCAGCCACAGAACAACTGACCAACTCCATCAGCGAAATCAATCAGCAGGTCATGCGCTCCGCCGAGCATAGCGAAAATGCGGTCAACGAGGTTAGACAGACCAGCGAAGACCTCAAGGGCCTTTCCAGCGCCGCCGATAGCATTGGCGCCATTATGTCGCTGATTGCCGACATCGCCGACCAGACCAACCTTCTGGCTCTCAACGCGACGATTGAAGCCGCCAGAGCCGGAGAAGCTGGCAGAGGCTTTGCTGTCGTGGTCAAGGCACTGGCAACCCAGACGAGCAAAGCCACCAGCGACATTGGCCAGCAGATTGAGCGCATTCAGAAAGCAAGCCAGCATGCTGTCAATTCCTTCGATGGCATTGAACGCACGGTCGCCAGCACCAAGGAGATCGCAGTTGCGATCGCTGCCGCAGTGGAAGAGCAAAGCGCAGCATCCAATGAAATCGCCCGCAGCATTGAAGAGGCGTCCGTCGGAAGCTCGGAAGTAACCTGCAACATTTCCTCGGTGAGCGAGAGCATCGTGGAAGCCTCCAACGCAGCACACGATGTCCATCATGCCTCTCAGGAATTGGCCACGAACGGCGAGAAACTCAAATCCGGCATCGACAATTTTCTGCATGAGGTGCGCAAGGTCATCTGA
- a CDS encoding ATP-binding protein, producing MKLKSFVKNSLQLRLSLGLALGVGLLWAAATTVSGVIVKHELDGAFDQALAEAVERLLPPVIHDIVEGRDTRDEMGDLAIDGLTLGRIGRSWREERGLDREGFKRRLHRERDDEDDDGKDEDKHEREDDEKPVFTAPESQYLTYIVRDAQGRILLQSKNAEADIFPPIDQLGFLTLDDYRIFTGSTLDGNVIISVADPMARRQRAAHDTLEALAMPLFILVPLSMLGVWLLVRISMRSIRGFRTEIEVRGAGDLSPISAQNLPTEIEPVADSVNNLLDRMRRTLEAERSFTANSAHELRTPVAAALAQTQRLISEAEDASIQERARQIETALKSLSRLTEKLMQLARAEGGAMLSEEARDILPIFTLVLDEFREDRDRLKIRLPDKPLPLLIDANVFAILMRNLIENALKHATPNSLVEMELHQNGELAVRNDCDVIVPDTLSRLTRPFERGHTGAKGSGVGLAIVAAIVKGSGATLRLNSPIAGEARGFEAIVSFARQEDHRARR from the coding sequence ATGAAATTGAAATCTTTCGTAAAAAACAGCCTGCAACTACGACTTTCACTCGGGTTGGCTCTCGGGGTTGGTCTTCTGTGGGCGGCAGCGACAACGGTCAGCGGCGTTATCGTCAAGCACGAACTGGATGGTGCTTTTGATCAGGCGCTTGCCGAGGCCGTCGAGCGCTTGTTGCCGCCCGTCATTCACGACATTGTCGAGGGGCGAGACACGCGCGATGAAATGGGCGACCTGGCGATTGATGGCCTGACTCTAGGGCGCATTGGAAGATCGTGGCGAGAAGAAAGAGGCCTTGATCGCGAAGGGTTCAAGCGTCGACTCCATCGGGAGCGGGATGATGAAGATGACGACGGAAAAGACGAGGACAAGCACGAAAGAGAAGATGATGAAAAGCCTGTCTTCACCGCGCCAGAAAGCCAATATCTCACTTATATCGTAAGAGATGCTCAAGGCAGGATCCTGCTGCAATCCAAAAATGCAGAAGCGGATATATTCCCCCCCATAGACCAATTGGGTTTTTTGACGCTGGATGATTATCGCATTTTCACGGGCTCCACGCTGGATGGGAATGTGATCATTTCTGTTGCAGACCCCATGGCTAGACGTCAGAGGGCTGCGCATGACACGCTGGAAGCGCTTGCCATGCCGCTCTTTATTCTGGTGCCGCTCAGCATGCTGGGGGTCTGGCTGCTGGTACGCATCTCTATGAGATCGATCCGTGGTTTCAGAACGGAGATTGAAGTGCGTGGCGCTGGAGATCTCTCCCCTATCAGCGCCCAAAATCTTCCAACAGAAATTGAGCCTGTAGCAGACTCGGTTAATAATCTGCTTGATCGCATGCGTAGGACGCTGGAGGCCGAACGCAGTTTCACAGCCAACAGCGCGCACGAACTTCGAACCCCCGTAGCTGCGGCCCTCGCTCAAACACAAAGATTGATCTCCGAGGCCGAAGACGCCTCGATTCAGGAACGCGCACGTCAGATTGAAACGGCTCTCAAGTCTCTCTCACGCCTTACAGAAAAACTGATGCAGCTCGCACGCGCCGAAGGCGGAGCGATGCTATCAGAAGAAGCCAGAGATATCCTTCCGATTTTCACTCTGGTTCTTGATGAATTTCGTGAGGATAGAGACCGACTGAAGATCCGTTTGCCGGACAAACCACTACCGTTGCTCATAGATGCCAATGTGTTCGCCATCCTCATGCGCAATCTCATCGAAAATGCCCTCAAGCATGCAACACCGAACAGTTTGGTAGAGATGGAACTGCACCAGAATGGCGAGCTGGCGGTGCGCAACGACTGCGATGTGATTGTACCAGACACACTCAGTCGGCTGACACGCCCCTTCGAACGTGGACATACGGGTGCCAAAGGCAGCGGTGTGGGGCTTGCGATCGTCGCAGCAATAGTCAAGGGAAGCGGTGCCACGCTCCGCCTCAACTCGCCCATTGCCGGAGAAGCCAGAGGCTTTGAAGCCATCGTTTCATTCGCCCGACAGGAAGACCATCGAGCACGTCGATAA